The Fusarium falciforme chromosome 8, complete sequence region CCTACGCCTCGCGCAGGGCGTCTTCATGACTTTCAACGCGACAGCTTCTATCGATTTGATCAACCACCAGAAACACATCGAACAATTTCGCCATGACTACCGCTCACAGACCCACGTTTGATCCCGTTCGTATCTCCTCTATAATCTTCAAGATAAAAGCTAACGTCCATAGGCCCGTGGCAAAGAAGCCCTCCGAGGCCCTGCCTACCATCAACGTCTTCTCCCAGCCCACACCCAACTCAAGTACCGCCAGGCCGGCCAAGGCGGTGACGCCGACGAAGGACCATCCCGCGACCTGGCTGCCGAGCTTCTCGCTGCCGAAGCCGCCCATTTTTCCAAGAAGAACGGCGCCCCTGCCCTCCTGGACGAtgccgatgaggacgacgaggccagCACTTCCGGCGGCGTGAAGCGGTCGCTCCCACCTGCTGCtggcgaagaggaggatctgGAAGCAAAGAGGAGGCGGATATTAGCAGAGACGAGGGACATTGATGCCGACGACGAtagcgaggaggacgaggaagacagcgatgacgatgacgacagcGATGATGATTCCGATGCGGAACTACAGCGAGAGTTGGATCGCGTGCGGAGAgagcgagaggagaggaagaagaaggaggtaCGTCTACGCGACTCTATTACAGCAAAAGCGCGGCTAGCTAACGTCTGTCGCAGGAAGCCGAGAGACTCaaggaagagcaagaagcccGAGAACGAAACATTGCCCTCGGAAATCCTCTCCTCAACAAGCAAGACTTCAACATGAAGCGCCGATGGGATGACGACGTCGTCTTCAAGAACCAAGCGCGCGGCACTGaggacaagggcaagaagaaggagttcGTAAACGTGAGTCTTATTCCCATTTTCTGTGTATTTCTATCTGCATCGCCGTCCCTTTGTGTGTCTACTCCATTTTCTGCACCCAAAACTTGTTTGGAGAGAGGAACAAGGAAAAAATATGTACATGATGCAAAAACAGTTCGCTGACTCCTGGCCTAGGACCTCCTCCGATCCGATTTTCATAGGCGCTTCATGAGCAAGTACGTTAGATAAATGACATTAGACCAGTCCGCTTTAGACATTAGATACCCTGATTCAATTAAGCCTTTTCCTCTGAACGCCTTCGGTCTTCCTCTGGTGCGTgagcctcctcggccaggATCTTGTTCTCCATGGCTTCAAATGCAGTCAGCAGCTTGCCGTACTTTTGGTAGGTTCCGTCGCGGAAGCCCTGATCGACGCGCTGGATGTTGCCCTCCTCGGTCCATCGCTTGCCGATGAGGTCATCAAAGGTCTCATTCTCCTGGCGCTCCATGGCCCA contains the following coding sequences:
- a CDS encoding Pre-mRNA-splicing factor cwc15, translated to MTTAHRPTFDPARGKEALRGPAYHQRLLPAHTQLKYRQAGQGGDADEGPSRDLAAELLAAEAAHFSKKNGAPALLDDADEDDEASTSGGVKRSLPPAAGEEEDLEAKRRRILAETRDIDADDDSEEDEEDSDDDDDSDDDSDAELQRELDRVRREREERKKKEEAERLKEEQEARERNIALGNPLLNKQDFNMKRRWDDDVVFKNQARGTEDKGKKKEFVNDLLRSDFHRRFMSKYVR